DNA from candidate division WOR-3 bacterium:
AGGCCGTGTTGCAGGCCATCCGGACCGACGTCTTCAACGTCGTCGCGCCGGTTGCCCCTTAGGACGGCTGACGGCCGGAGCCGGAAGCGAACTGCGGGCGGGGTCTGGCTGCCGGACCCCGCCCGCGCTTGTTATCGGGTGTTTGTCAGGATGCCGGTTTGTCGGCCGGCGGCGTCGCCGTGGCCGAGGGCTCGGCGGTCTCGCTCTTGACGTATGACATGCGGAGTTGGTAGAGTACGTCGTCGAGGAGAGACGTCTCATCCGCGGTTCGGTTGCCATCGGTCTTGGTCTTGAGCATGTCAAGGGTGTCGATGGTAAGTTTGGCCAGCGGAAGGTTGACTTCCACCTCTTCGTCTCCGGGCAGTTTGGCCGCGCCCATGTAGACGAGCGCCGCAGTCGCGAGTTGGAAGATGTGCGAACTCAAGGAGGCTCTTTCAAGCGGTTGATTGGGGGTCAGGTTCTCATCCATGGTTGTAATGATCGAGCAAGGTGCGGGTCTTTTCTACCTTTCCGCCGCGCAGGTAGACTCGCGGTACGCGCGGGCTGACGCGGCAGATTATCTCATAGGGAATTGTCTCGGCCCACCCGGCCAGTTCATTGGCGGCAATGGTGTCGCCTTCGGCCGAGCCGAGCAGGGTGACCGTATCGCCGATCTGTGCGCCGGGGACGTCGGTGACGTCGAGCATGGTGAGGTCCATGCAGACGTTGCCGACAATCGGCACGCGGCTGCCCCGGACCATCGCTTTGCCCCGATTCTTGAGCGACCAGGGGTAGCCGTCGCCGTACCCGGCTGTGATGACGGCGATGCGGGAGTCACGCCGGGTGAAGTAGGTTCGTTCGTAGCTCAACGAGCGCCCGGAGGCGATGTCGCGCAGGTTGACGATGCGGCTGCGCAGGCTCATCACCGGAGTGAGTTTGAGTTCCGAAGTGCGGTAGCCGGAGTGGTGGCTGTCCGGGAGAATGCCGTAGACGACGAGACCCGGACGGATGAGGTCATAGCGCGAGCCTGGCAGGTTGAGCAGGCCGGCCGTGTTGGCGGTGTGGCGGAGGAATCCGCTGATTCCGAGGCGGGTCAGGCGGGTCAGCAAACGCTCGTAGAGCACCAGTTGATGGCGCGTAAACTCAATGTCCGAGTCCGCAACCGGGAAGTGGGTGAAGACACCCTCTATGTCCAGGGCGGGTAGTTTGGCAACGCCGGCCACGAACTCGCCGGCGGCCGATTCGTCGACCCCGGTTCGGCCCATGCCGGTGTCGACCTCAATGTGCAGGCCGATGGACGTGTTGCGTTTCACGGCTTCGCGGGAAAGGCGCTGGGCGAACTCGGTCTCGGTTACCGAGGGCGTCAGGTTGTGGTCGAAGAGCGCCGGGACTTCGTGGTAGGGGACAGGCGAGAGGACGAGGATGGCGTTCTTGATGCCGCCGAGCCGGAGCGTGATGCCTTCTTCGGTGCTGGCCACGCCGAAGAAGTCGACGCGATCCGCGACTTCGTGGGCGACTTCGCGCAGGCCGTGGCCGTAGGCATCTGCCTTGATTGCCAGCATGACCTTGCCGCTGTCGGCATGGCG
Protein-coding regions in this window:
- the alr gene encoding alanine racemase; the protein is MIEQMEFGRIWAEINLDALNKNLNQVRRHADSGKVMLAIKADAYGHGLREVAHEVADRVDFFGVASTEEGITLRLGGIKNAILVLSPVPYHEVPALFDHNLTPSVTETEFAQRLSREAVKRNTSIGLHIEVDTGMGRTGVDESAAGEFVAGVAKLPALDIEGVFTHFPVADSDIEFTRHQLVLYERLLTRLTRLGISGFLRHTANTAGLLNLPGSRYDLIRPGLVVYGILPDSHHSGYRTSELKLTPVMSLRSRIVNLRDIASGRSLSYERTYFTRRDSRIAVITAGYGDGYPWSLKNRGKAMVRGSRVPIVGNVCMDLTMLDVTDVPGAQIGDTVTLLGSAEGDTIAANELAGWAETIPYEIICRVSPRVPRVYLRGGKVEKTRTLLDHYNHG
- a CDS encoding DUF1844 domain-containing protein, which gives rise to MDENLTPNQPLERASLSSHIFQLATAALVYMGAAKLPGDEEVEVNLPLAKLTIDTLDMLKTKTDGNRTADETSLLDDVLYQLRMSYVKSETAEPSATATPPADKPAS